DNA from Actinoplanes sp. SE50/110:
CGGTGCGCCGGGCCCACTCGATCGAGGCGGACAGGTAGCCGATCACCGCGTCGAACCACACGTAGATCCGCTTGTCGGCCCGGTCACGCCAGCCGTCGAGCGGGATCGGCACGCCCCACTCCAGGTCCCGGGTAATCGCCCGGGGCTGCAGGTCGTCGAGTAGGTTGCGGGAGAACTTCAGGACGTTGGGCCGCCAGTTCTCCCGCTGGTCGAGCCAGGCGCCGATCGCCTCGGCGAAGGCCGGCAGGTCGAGGAAGAAGTGCTCGGTCTCGACGAACTTCGGGGTCTCCCCGTTGATCCGGGACCGGGGGTTGACCAGCTGCTCCGGGTCGAGCTGGTTGCCGCAGTTGTCGCACTGGTCGCCGCGGGCGCCGTCGTAGCCGCAGATCGGGCAGGTGCCCTCGATGTAGCGGTCGGGCAGGGTGCGCCCGGTGGACGGGGAGATCGCGCCGAGCGTGGTGCGGGCCACGATGTAGCCGTTGGCGTGCAGGCCCTCGAACAGCTGCTGAACCACCGCGTAGTGGTTGCGGGTGGTGGTGCGGGTGAACAGGTCGTAGGACAGGCCCAGCCCGTGCAGGTCCTCGACGATCACCCGGTTGTACCGGTCGGCGAGCTCACGCGGGGTGACCCCGTCGGCGTCGGCCTGCACCTGGATCGGGGTGCCGTGCTCGTCGGTGCCGGAGACCATGAGCACGTCGTGGCCGGCCATCCGCATGTACCGGCTGAACACGTCGGACGGCACCCCGAAGCCGGAAACATGACCGATGTGGCGCGGGCCGTTGGCGTAGGGCCAGGCGACCGCGGCGAGAACGTGACTCATGACGCCTAAGCGTAGTGACCCGCCCAGGCAGCTCGCGAACGGATTGCCGCGCTGCCGATTTGTCCCGACACGCCCGATCATTAGGCCACCGGCCGCCGGGCCGCGTAGTTGACTGGACGGGTGACCGGTAACGCGCCGCAGCCAGGGAAAACACCAGCGGGAGAGCCGTGGGGCGCGGCCGATCCCCCGGACGGCTGGTGGCGCGGCGAAACCGACCGGGAACCGACCTCCCTGGAGTGGGCGGACCGGGCGCGCGAGGCCGGCGCGGACGACGCCACCCAGCGGCTGACCGCGCCCGGGCAGGGCGAACGGCTGGCCACGGCCGGCGAGCTGATGATCGTGGAGCCGGGACGACCGGGCCCGGCCGACGACGTACCGGAAATGGCGATCCTGCCGGAGCCGGACGACCGCAACCGGCCCACCATTGTCCTGGACCAGCAGCGTCCGCCGCGCGGACCGCTGCCGCCGCTGCCGGAAGGCGGCGTCTCGCCGGCGACCGCGACCCGGCTGGACCGGATGGAGAACTCGCCGTTCTGGCAGACCGACGAGGCCCGGATCGTGGCCGAGGCCCGCAACGACCCGCGGCCCGGCAAGCGGCGCCGGCCCCCGGCCACCCACCCGGTCGGCGCGCTGACCGCGCTGCTCGGGCTGAGCCTGCTCGCGGCGTTCTTCGCGTGGGTCAGCGCGGAGCCGTTCTGGCTGGCCGTCGGGCACGGCGACCCCGGGTACGCGACCACCACGCACTGTCACGGCGACGGCCTCACCCAGCACTGCACCGGTCGGTTCGCCAGCGCCGACGGCCGGATCGCGGTGCGCCGGGTGACCCTGCTCGGGATCTCCGGCGGGGCCCGCGAACCCGGTGCGGTGGCCCGCGCCCGGATGGTCAACCGGGACAGCGGCCAGGCCTACGCCGGGCCGCCCGGGATGCTGCTGCACCTGCGCTGGGCGCTGGGCTTCCTGCTGGTGCTGATCTGCGGGTACGGCATCGCCGGCGCGACCGGGGCACGCCGGCTGGAGTCGCCGCGGGCCCGGCGCGGGGCGCTGCTGGCCAGCGTGCTCGGGCCGGTGTTGCTGCTGGCCGGGTTCCTGGCGGCGGCCTACTGAGCCGGCCGGACCGGGGCGTGCACGACGGTGTAGACGTCCCGCTTCTTCAGCCCGTACTCGTCGGCGACCGCCTGGATCGCGTCGCGCCGTGAGTCGCCGGCGGCCTCGCGCCCGGCGACCGCCGCGCGCAGCTCGTCGTCGGCGGGCCGGGCCGCCGGGCCGGCCGGCGCGCCACCGATCACCAGGGTGATCTCGCCGCGCGGGTCGCCGGCCTCGGCCCAGGCGGCCAGCTCGGCCAGGGTGCCGCGGCGGATCTCCTCGTACGTCTTGGTCAGCTCCCGGCAGACCGCGCCCGGACGGTCCGCACCGAAGGTGGCGGCCAGGTCGGCGAGCGCCCCGGCGATCCGGTGCGGCGCCTCGAACAGCACCAGGGTGCGCGGCTCGGCGGCGAGCTCGCGCAGCCGGGAACGGCGGTTGGCACCGGTGCGCGGCAGGAAGCCCTCGAAGACGAACCGGTCGCTGGGCAGGCCGGAGAGGGCCAGGGCGGTGGTCACCGCGCTCGGGCCGGGCGCCGCGGTCACCGGGTAGCCGGCGTCCAGCGCGGCCCGGACCAGCCGGAACCCGGGGTCCGAGACGCTCGGCATGCCCCCGTCGGTGATCACCGCGACGGTCGCGCCGCCGGCCAGCGCCTCGATGAGCTCCGGGGTGCGCCGCTCGTCGTTGCCCTCGAAATAGGAGACGATCCGCCCGGGGACGCTCACCCCGAGGTCCTTGGCCAGCCGGGCCAGCCGCCGGGTGTCCTCGGCCGCGATCACGTCGGCGGTGGCCAGCACCTCGCGCAGCCGGGCCGACGCGTCGCCGATGTTGCCCAGCGGGGCGCCGGTCAGCACCACCCGGCCCGGTCCTGCTTCGTCATGAGACACCGGAAAAGTCCACCACA
Protein-coding regions in this window:
- the rsmI gene encoding 16S rRNA (cytidine(1402)-2'-O)-methyltransferase, coding for MSHDEAGPGRVVLTGAPLGNIGDASARLREVLATADVIAAEDTRRLARLAKDLGVSVPGRIVSYFEGNDERRTPELIEALAGGATVAVITDGGMPSVSDPGFRLVRAALDAGYPVTAAPGPSAVTTALALSGLPSDRFVFEGFLPRTGANRRSRLRELAAEPRTLVLFEAPHRIAGALADLAATFGADRPGAVCRELTKTYEEIRRGTLAELAAWAEAGDPRGEITLVIGGAPAGPAARPADDELRAAVAGREAAGDSRRDAIQAVADEYGLKKRDVYTVVHAPVRPAQ